One Silene latifolia isolate original U9 population chromosome 4, ASM4854445v1, whole genome shotgun sequence DNA segment encodes these proteins:
- the LOC141653850 gene encoding vacuolar protein sorting-associated protein 55 homolog — MADLPGYMLTCVQSGKLAFLAILASGAIVLQILACALYDNWWPMLSVIMYVLLPMPLMFFAGSDASSLFEEASNDSWVNATKFLTGASTIGSIAIPVILKHAGVIGWGALAMQLSSFVVLILSIMCFVTLNADDGYSML; from the exons ATGGCAGACTTACCTGGTTACATGCTAACCTGTGTGCAGAGTGGAAAACTTGCTTTTCTGGCAATATTAGCGTCTGGAGCTATTGTCTTGCAAATATTG GCATGTGCTCTGTATGATAACTGGTGGCCAATGCTATCAG TTATAATGTACGTCCTCCTCCCAATGCCTCTGATGTTTTTTGCTGGATCAGATGCTTCCTCGCTTTTCGAAGAAGCTTCCAATGATAG CTGGGTGAATGCTACCAAATTCCTGACAGGAGCTTCAACAATCGGAAGCATTGCTATACCGGTCATCCTGAAGCATGCTGGGGTTATTGGTTGGGGTGCGTTAGCCATGCAACTTTCTTCCTTCGTCGTCCTGATCTTATCCATCATGTGCTTTGTCACACTAAATGCCGATGATGGTTATAGTATGCTTTGA
- the LOC141653849 gene encoding metal tolerance protein 9-like: protein MATNQRVDSMDYRVEPLLPAASPHNFVETENDPPWQLSLDMFKLPADRDLGKSNMLGLIKRRKIAAYYKRQEDIIQGLNELEPSVVPGSSIANSTQDEAMRIARGERTAITTTNIANIMLLAAKIYASIETRSMAVIASTLDSLFDVLTGFILWFTEHAMKKPNPGKYPVGKTRMEPVGIVVFASVMAAFGLHVLFESVRQLITKAQPEKSPEKEKWMIAIMVSVTIIKFILMVYCRRFKNDIVRTYAQDHFFDVITNSISVATAVLGINFFWWIDPTGAIIIALYTTTTWARMVIDNIGSLIGRGAPQEYLTKLIYLTWNHAKEIKQIESVRAYHFGRHYYVEVDIVLPGDMLLSEARKIGDTLQDKLEQLPEVERAFVHVNHKFTHTSEQQQKTQKSITSTS, encoded by the exons ATGGCAACCAACCAACGCGTTGACTCAATGGACTACAGAGTTGAACCCCTGTTGCCAGCTGCATCTCCGCATAACTTTGTTGAGACTGAAAATGACCCGCCTTGGCAACTCAGCCTTGACATGTTCAAGCTTCCTGCTGATCGAGATTTAGGCAAATCCAACATGTTGGGATTGA TAAAAAGACGGAAGATTGCAGCGTACTATAAGAGACAAGAGGATATTATTCAAGGATTAAATGAATTGGAGCCATCAGTTGTGCCTGGCTCTTCAATAGCTAATTCTACTCAG GATGAAGCAATGAGAATCGCAAGAGGGGAAAGAACTGCAATCACAACAACAAACATAGCAAATATCATGCTTCTGGCAGCAAAAATCTATGCTTCTATAGAGACTCGATCAATGGCAGTAATAGCATCAACCTTGGATTCCCTCTTCGACGTCTTAACAGGATTCATCTTGTGGTTTACTGAGCATGCAATGAAGAAACCAAATCCAGGAAAATACCCAGTTGGGAAAACTCGAATGGAACCAGTG GGAATAGTCGTGTTTGCATCAGTAATGGCAGCCTTTGGTCTGCATGTACTGTTCGAATCTGTCAGACAACTAATTACCAAG GCTCAACCAGAGAAAAGTCCAGAGAAGGAAAAATGGATGATCGCAATCATGGTCTCAGTCACAATAATCAAGTTTATCCTAATGGTTTATTGCCGAAGGTTCAAGAATGACATCGTTAGAACATACGCTCAAGATCATTTCTTTGATGTTATTACCAACTCAATTAGTGTCGCAACAGCTGTCTTAGGCATCAACTTCTTTTGGTGGATCGATCCCACTGGAGCCATAATA ATAGCTCTCTACACAACAACTACATGGGCAAGAATGGTGATCGATAATATAGGATCCTTGATTGGTAGAGGAGCCCCTCAAGAGTACTTAACAAAGTTAATATATCTTACGTGGAACCATGCCAAGGAAATAAAACAGATTGAAAGTGTTAGAGCTTACCACTTTGGACGTCATTACTATGTGGAGGTTGACATAGTATTGCCGGGAGACATGCTGCTTAGTGAAGCTCGTAAGATAGGTGACACCCTCCAAGATAAACTTGAGCAGCTACCTGAAGTGGAACGAGCTTTTGTCCACGTTAATCATAAATTTACCCACACATCAGAGCAACAGCAGAAGACACAAAAGTCAATAACTAGTACTTCATGA